The following are encoded in a window of Gasterosteus aculeatus chromosome 5, fGasAcu3.hap1.1, whole genome shotgun sequence genomic DNA:
- the kcng3 gene encoding voltage-gated potassium channel regulatory subunit KCNG3: MKFGKSICVLNVGGTRYAFTREVIRDFPLRRVSRLHACATEKEVLELCDDYDRERNEFFFDRHAQAFVFIMLYVRSGKLRFVPGVCELSFYTEMLYWGLESVHLDSCCQKRLDDRMSEIGLDTLSELDVGVSGDESQSSGSPVRRLTGRAKWLETMRKTFEEPNSSVFAQLLASVSVIFVLVSMIMMCASTLPDWDTAKRNTVEEHRTVEAVCIGWFTAECIVRFLVAKSKWDFIRRPLNVIDVISITPYYVTMALAQAGVPGAGLGVAGVVLRVLRMMRVFWLMKLARHFLGLQTLGLTLTRCYREMVMLMVFVFVAMAIYSALAQLLEYGLDLGTQNPDYASIPAAAWWVIISMTTVGYGDVYPVTVGGRVLGGMCVVSGIVLLALPITFIYHSFVQCYHELKLRSARYTRSLSVEMLQRA; this comes from the exons ATGAAGTTCGGGAAGAGCATCTGCGTACTCAACGTAGGGGGAACCCGGTACGCCTTCACCCGTGAGGTGATTCGGGATTTCCCTCTCCGGCGCGTCAGCCGGCTCCATGCATGCGCAACGGAAAAAGAGGTCCTTGAACTGTGCGATGACTACGACCGGGAGCGGAATGAGTTTTTCTTCGACCGCCACGCACAGGCTTTCGTGTTCATCATGCTCTACGTGCGCTCCGGTAAACTCCGTTTTGTGCCCGGGGTGTGCGAGCTGTCCTTCTACACCGAGATGCTCTACTGGGGACTGGAGAGCGTGCACCTGGACTCCTGCTGCCAGAAGCGCCTGGACGACAGGATGTCGGAGATTGGACTGGACACTCTGTCCGAGTTGGACGTCGGAGTATCGGGGGACGAGTCCCAGAGCTCCGGCTCGCCGGTGCGGCGGCTCACCGGTCGCGCAAAATGGCTCGAGACGATGCGCAAGACATTCGAGGAGCCCAACTCCTCCGTTTTTGCCCAGCTTTTGGCTTCGGTGTCTGTGATATTCGTGCTCGTTTCTATGATAATGATGTGTGCGAGCACCCTGCCGGACTGGGATACAGCCAAGAGAAATACTGTGGAGGAGCACAG GACCGTGGAAGCCGTGTGTATCGGCTGGTTCACCGCGGAATGCATAGTGCGCTTTCTGGTGGCCAAAAGCAAGTGGGACTTCATCCGGCGGCCGCTGAACGTCATCGATGTGATTTCCATCACCCCTTACTATGTCACCATGGCGCTGGCCCAGGCCGGGGTGCCAGGTGCCGGGCTCGGGGTCGCCGGGGTGGTGCTGCGGGTGCTGAGGATGATGCGCGTCTTCTGGCTCATGAAGCTGGCCAGGCACTTCCTGGGGCTGCAGACACTCGGGCTCACACTCACACGCTGCTACCGGGAGATGGTCATGCTGATGGTGTTTGTCTTCGTCGCCATGGCAATATACAGCGCTCTCGCCCAGCTGCTGGAGTACGGGCTGGACTTGGGAACGCAGAACCCGGACTACGCCAGCATCCCCGCAGCGGCCTGGTGGGTTATCATCTCCATGACGACGGTAGGGTACGGGGACGTGTACCCCGTGACAGTCGGGGGACGGGTGCTCGGGGGAATGTGTGTCGTGAGCGGCATTGTTCTCCTGGCACTGCCCATCACATTCATCTACCACAGTTTTGTACAGTGCTACCACGAACTCAAACTCCGCTCTGCCAGATACACGCGCAGCTTGTCGGTGGAGATGCTGCAGAGAGCATGA
- the mta3 gene encoding metastasis-associated protein MTA3 isoform X2, with the protein MAANMYRVGDYVFFENSSSNPYLIRRIEELNKTASGNVEAKVVCFYRRRDISHSLIQLADKHAKELEEEKESPIETDLTDKQKHQLRHRELFLSRQYESLPATHIRGKCSVALLNETEAVLSYLDKEDTFFYSLVYDPTQKTLLADKGEIRVGPRFQADVPEMLLEGEADDRDQSKLEEKLWYPECPLSSKQIDQFLVVARAVGTFARALDCSSSVRQPSLHMSAAAASRDITLFHAMDTLHRHNYDLSSALSVLVPAGGPVLCRDEMEEWSASEAAMFEEALEKYGKDFNDIRQDFLPWKSLTSIIEYYYMWKTTDRYVQQKRLKAAEAESKLKQVYIPTYNKPNPNQISMTNGKMATVNGAGPGAYHASGGGRACESCYSMQSAQWYSWGPPNMQCRLCISCWMYWKKYGGLKMPSRAEAPEERTSPTPATNEHRSRGHAPRQSNHMVPMRNSGSPKSSMKTKQAFLLQATRLTKLARHMCRDIIRLRRAARRPFVPINCGSIKAEYMLKVSEGQGTRLPKTRAAQRSTLTSVVQFLESRPAAHAPRSHRTQGLQTPPPRRLLSSLPHGPHGMLGKRSYHHHSRAEPDRRSDNAGTTGGPLMHNGRSSSSGNSRGGVMIRKRRPNWIDAPDDSFFLVTRETSWDLEGTDVFSCSQHKKNIHGAAEKAANEEGKTKAVR; encoded by the exons ATGGCGGCCAACATGTACCGGGTCGGAG attATGTATTCTTTGAGAACTCCTCCAGTAACCCTTACTTGATCCGGCGGATAGAAGAACTTAACAAG ACGGCCAGTGGGAATGTGGAGGCGAAGGTGGTTTGCTTCTACAGAAGGAGAGACATCTCCCACAGCCTCATCCAGCTCGCAGACAAACACGCAA AGGAGttggaagaagagaaggagagccCGATAGAGACAGACCTaacagacaaacagaaacaccAGCTCCGCCACAGAGAGCTCTTCCTCTCCCGGCAGTATGAGAGTCTGCCTGCGACACACATCAG GGGGAAGTGCAGTGTCGCACTATTAAATGAGACTGAAGCTGTTCTTTCATACCTTGACAAAGAG GATACGTTCTTCTACTCGCTGGTGTACGACCCCACACAGAAGACCCTGCTGGCCGACAAAGGAGAAATCAGAGTGGGGCCGCGCTTTCAGGCAGACGTACCTGAAATGCTACTAGAGG GGGAGGCAGACGACAGGGACCAGTCCAAGCTGGAAGAGAAGCTGTGGTATCCAGAGTGTCCGCTCTCCAGCAAACAGATTGACCAATTCCTAGTGGTGGCACG GGCGGTCGGGACCTTCGCTCGAGCGTTGGACTGCAGCAGCTCAGTGCGACAGCCGAGCTTACACATGAGTGCAGCCGCAGCCTCACGAGATATCACACTG TTCCATGCCATGGACACGCTGCATCGTCATAATTACGACCTCTCCAGTGCGCTGAGTGTGCTGGTCCCAGCAGGCGGCCCGGTGCTCTGCAGGGACGAGATGGAGGAGTGGAGCGCCTCGGAAGCCGCCATGTTCGAGGAGGCACTAGAGAAATACGGAAAAGACTTCAACGACATCCGACAAGACTTT CTGCCTTGGAAGTCTCTGACCAGTATCATAGAGTACTACTACATGTGGAAGACCACAGACAGATATGTGCAACAG AAAAGGCTTAAGGCAGCAGAGGCAGAGAGCAAACTGAAGCAGGTTTATATCCCCACATA TAACAAGCCCAACCCCAACCAGATCTCTATGACCAATGGCAAGATGGCTACAGTGAATGGCGCGGGCCCCGGGGCCTACCATGCCTCAGGCGGGGGCCGAGCCTGCGAGAGCTGTTATT CCATGCAGTCGGCCCAGTGGTACTCATGGGGTCCTCCGAACATGCAGTGCCGCCTCTGCATTTCGTGCTGGATGTACTGGAAGAAGTACGGAGGCCTGAAGATGCCAAGTAGAGCAGAGGCCCCAGAGGAGAGGACCTCGCCCACTCCAGCAACCAAT gAGCATCGCTCACGGGGTCACGCTCCCCGCCAGTCCAACCACATGGTGCCAATGCGAAACAGCGGCAGCCCGAAGTCCTCCATGAAGACCAAGCAGGCTTTCCTGCTGCAGGCCACGCGCCTCACCAAGCTGGCCCGGCACATGTGCCGTGACATCATCAGGCTGCGGCGCGCCGCGCGCCGGCCCTTTGTGCCCATTAACTGTGGGTCCATAAAGGCAGAGT aCATGTTAAAGGTGTCGGAAGGGCAGGGGACTCGCCTCCCCAAAACCAGGGCCGCCCAAAGGAGCACTCTGACCAGTGTGGTACAGTTTCTAG AGTCCCGTCCAGCAGCCCACGCCCCTCGCTCCCACCGCACGCAGGGCCTGCAGACGCCTCCTCCCCGAcgcctcctctcttccctcccacACGGCCCCCACGGCATGCTGGGAAAACGCAGCTACCATCACCACAGCCGGGCTGAGCCGGACAGAcgctcag aTAACGCTGGTACAACTGGTGGACCCCTCATG CATAacggccgcagcagcagcagtggaaaCTCCCGAGGTGGCGTCATGATCCGCAAGAGACGCCCCAACTGGATCGACGCCCCCGATGACAGCTTCTTCCTCGTCACCCGGGAGACCAG CTGGGATCTGGAGGGAACGGATGTGTTTTCCTGTTCacaacacaagaaaaacatccaTGGTGCTGCTGAGAAAGCAGCGAACGAGGAAGGAAAGACTAAGGCTGTGCGTTGA
- the mta3 gene encoding metastasis-associated protein MTA3 isoform X3: MAANMYRVGDYVFFENSSSNPYLIRRIEELNKTASGNVEAKVVCFYRRRDISHSLIQLADKHAKELEEEKESPIETDLTDKQKHQLRHRELFLSRQYESLPATHIRGKCSVALLNETEAVLSYLDKEDTFFYSLVYDPTQKTLLADKGEIRVGPRFQADVPEMLLEGEADDRDQSKLEEKLWYPECPLSSKQIDQFLVVARAVGTFARALDCSSSVRQPSLHMSAAAASRDITLFHAMDTLHRHNYDLSSALSVLVPAGGPVLCRDEMEEWSASEAAMFEEALEKYGKDFNDIRQDFLPWKSLTSIIEYYYMWKTTDRYVQQKRLKAAEAESKLKQVYIPTYNKPNPNQISMTNGKMATVNGAGPGAYHASGGGRACESCYSMQSAQWYSWGPPNMQCRLCISCWMYWKKYGGLKMPSRAEAPEERTSPTPATNEHRSRGHAPRQSNHMVPMRNSGSPKSSMKTKQAFLLQATRLTKLARHMCRDIIRLRRAARRPFVPINCGSIKAEYMLKVSEGQGTRLPKTRAAQRSTLTSVVQFLESRPAAHAPRSHRTQGLQTPPPRRLLSSLPHGPHGMLGKRSYHHHSRAEPDRRSDNAGTTGGPLMHNGRSSSSGNSRGGVMIRKRRPNWIDAPDDSFFLVTRETR; encoded by the exons ATGGCGGCCAACATGTACCGGGTCGGAG attATGTATTCTTTGAGAACTCCTCCAGTAACCCTTACTTGATCCGGCGGATAGAAGAACTTAACAAG ACGGCCAGTGGGAATGTGGAGGCGAAGGTGGTTTGCTTCTACAGAAGGAGAGACATCTCCCACAGCCTCATCCAGCTCGCAGACAAACACGCAA AGGAGttggaagaagagaaggagagccCGATAGAGACAGACCTaacagacaaacagaaacaccAGCTCCGCCACAGAGAGCTCTTCCTCTCCCGGCAGTATGAGAGTCTGCCTGCGACACACATCAG GGGGAAGTGCAGTGTCGCACTATTAAATGAGACTGAAGCTGTTCTTTCATACCTTGACAAAGAG GATACGTTCTTCTACTCGCTGGTGTACGACCCCACACAGAAGACCCTGCTGGCCGACAAAGGAGAAATCAGAGTGGGGCCGCGCTTTCAGGCAGACGTACCTGAAATGCTACTAGAGG GGGAGGCAGACGACAGGGACCAGTCCAAGCTGGAAGAGAAGCTGTGGTATCCAGAGTGTCCGCTCTCCAGCAAACAGATTGACCAATTCCTAGTGGTGGCACG GGCGGTCGGGACCTTCGCTCGAGCGTTGGACTGCAGCAGCTCAGTGCGACAGCCGAGCTTACACATGAGTGCAGCCGCAGCCTCACGAGATATCACACTG TTCCATGCCATGGACACGCTGCATCGTCATAATTACGACCTCTCCAGTGCGCTGAGTGTGCTGGTCCCAGCAGGCGGCCCGGTGCTCTGCAGGGACGAGATGGAGGAGTGGAGCGCCTCGGAAGCCGCCATGTTCGAGGAGGCACTAGAGAAATACGGAAAAGACTTCAACGACATCCGACAAGACTTT CTGCCTTGGAAGTCTCTGACCAGTATCATAGAGTACTACTACATGTGGAAGACCACAGACAGATATGTGCAACAG AAAAGGCTTAAGGCAGCAGAGGCAGAGAGCAAACTGAAGCAGGTTTATATCCCCACATA TAACAAGCCCAACCCCAACCAGATCTCTATGACCAATGGCAAGATGGCTACAGTGAATGGCGCGGGCCCCGGGGCCTACCATGCCTCAGGCGGGGGCCGAGCCTGCGAGAGCTGTTATT CCATGCAGTCGGCCCAGTGGTACTCATGGGGTCCTCCGAACATGCAGTGCCGCCTCTGCATTTCGTGCTGGATGTACTGGAAGAAGTACGGAGGCCTGAAGATGCCAAGTAGAGCAGAGGCCCCAGAGGAGAGGACCTCGCCCACTCCAGCAACCAAT gAGCATCGCTCACGGGGTCACGCTCCCCGCCAGTCCAACCACATGGTGCCAATGCGAAACAGCGGCAGCCCGAAGTCCTCCATGAAGACCAAGCAGGCTTTCCTGCTGCAGGCCACGCGCCTCACCAAGCTGGCCCGGCACATGTGCCGTGACATCATCAGGCTGCGGCGCGCCGCGCGCCGGCCCTTTGTGCCCATTAACTGTGGGTCCATAAAGGCAGAGT aCATGTTAAAGGTGTCGGAAGGGCAGGGGACTCGCCTCCCCAAAACCAGGGCCGCCCAAAGGAGCACTCTGACCAGTGTGGTACAGTTTCTAG AGTCCCGTCCAGCAGCCCACGCCCCTCGCTCCCACCGCACGCAGGGCCTGCAGACGCCTCCTCCCCGAcgcctcctctcttccctcccacACGGCCCCCACGGCATGCTGGGAAAACGCAGCTACCATCACCACAGCCGGGCTGAGCCGGACAGAcgctcag aTAACGCTGGTACAACTGGTGGACCCCTCATG CATAacggccgcagcagcagcagtggaaaCTCCCGAGGTGGCGTCATGATCCGCAAGAGACGCCCCAACTGGATCGACGCCCCCGATGACAGCTTCTTCCTCGTCACCCGGGAGACCAGGTAA
- the mta3 gene encoding metastasis-associated protein MTA3 isoform X1, which translates to MAANMYRVGDYVFFENSSSNPYLIRRIEELNKTASGNVEAKVVCFYRRRDISHSLIQLADKHAKELEEEKESPIETDLTDKQKHQLRHRELFLSRQYESLPATHIRGKCSVALLNETEAVLSYLDKEDTFFYSLVYDPTQKTLLADKGEIRVGPRFQADVPEMLLEGEADDRDQSKLEEKLWYPECPLSSKQIDQFLVVARAVGTFARALDCSSSVRQPSLHMSAAAASRDITLFHAMDTLHRHNYDLSSALSVLVPAGGPVLCRDEMEEWSASEAAMFEEALEKYGKDFNDIRQDFLPWKSLTSIIEYYYMWKTTDRYVQQKRLKAAEAESKLKQVYIPTYNKPNPNQISMTNGKMATVNGAGPGAYHASGGGRACESCYSMQSAQWYSWGPPNMQCRLCISCWMYWKKYGGLKMPSRAEAPEERTSPTPATNEHRSRGHAPRQSNHMVPMRNSGSPKSSMKTKQAFLLQATRLTKLARHMCRDIIRLRRAARRPFVPINCGSIKAEYMLKVSEGQGTRLPKTRAAQRSTLTSVVQFLESRPAAHAPRSHRTQGLQTPPPRRLLSSLPHGPHGMLGKRSYHHHSRAEPDRRSDNAGTTGGPLMHNGRSSSSGNSRGGVMIRKRRPNWIDAPDDSFFLVTRETRRARRLLSRSQLRRACRQPCEQIALRRVTQAPPQGLVLAPPHPHPSLRMRGPIVIHD; encoded by the exons ATGGCGGCCAACATGTACCGGGTCGGAG attATGTATTCTTTGAGAACTCCTCCAGTAACCCTTACTTGATCCGGCGGATAGAAGAACTTAACAAG ACGGCCAGTGGGAATGTGGAGGCGAAGGTGGTTTGCTTCTACAGAAGGAGAGACATCTCCCACAGCCTCATCCAGCTCGCAGACAAACACGCAA AGGAGttggaagaagagaaggagagccCGATAGAGACAGACCTaacagacaaacagaaacaccAGCTCCGCCACAGAGAGCTCTTCCTCTCCCGGCAGTATGAGAGTCTGCCTGCGACACACATCAG GGGGAAGTGCAGTGTCGCACTATTAAATGAGACTGAAGCTGTTCTTTCATACCTTGACAAAGAG GATACGTTCTTCTACTCGCTGGTGTACGACCCCACACAGAAGACCCTGCTGGCCGACAAAGGAGAAATCAGAGTGGGGCCGCGCTTTCAGGCAGACGTACCTGAAATGCTACTAGAGG GGGAGGCAGACGACAGGGACCAGTCCAAGCTGGAAGAGAAGCTGTGGTATCCAGAGTGTCCGCTCTCCAGCAAACAGATTGACCAATTCCTAGTGGTGGCACG GGCGGTCGGGACCTTCGCTCGAGCGTTGGACTGCAGCAGCTCAGTGCGACAGCCGAGCTTACACATGAGTGCAGCCGCAGCCTCACGAGATATCACACTG TTCCATGCCATGGACACGCTGCATCGTCATAATTACGACCTCTCCAGTGCGCTGAGTGTGCTGGTCCCAGCAGGCGGCCCGGTGCTCTGCAGGGACGAGATGGAGGAGTGGAGCGCCTCGGAAGCCGCCATGTTCGAGGAGGCACTAGAGAAATACGGAAAAGACTTCAACGACATCCGACAAGACTTT CTGCCTTGGAAGTCTCTGACCAGTATCATAGAGTACTACTACATGTGGAAGACCACAGACAGATATGTGCAACAG AAAAGGCTTAAGGCAGCAGAGGCAGAGAGCAAACTGAAGCAGGTTTATATCCCCACATA TAACAAGCCCAACCCCAACCAGATCTCTATGACCAATGGCAAGATGGCTACAGTGAATGGCGCGGGCCCCGGGGCCTACCATGCCTCAGGCGGGGGCCGAGCCTGCGAGAGCTGTTATT CCATGCAGTCGGCCCAGTGGTACTCATGGGGTCCTCCGAACATGCAGTGCCGCCTCTGCATTTCGTGCTGGATGTACTGGAAGAAGTACGGAGGCCTGAAGATGCCAAGTAGAGCAGAGGCCCCAGAGGAGAGGACCTCGCCCACTCCAGCAACCAAT gAGCATCGCTCACGGGGTCACGCTCCCCGCCAGTCCAACCACATGGTGCCAATGCGAAACAGCGGCAGCCCGAAGTCCTCCATGAAGACCAAGCAGGCTTTCCTGCTGCAGGCCACGCGCCTCACCAAGCTGGCCCGGCACATGTGCCGTGACATCATCAGGCTGCGGCGCGCCGCGCGCCGGCCCTTTGTGCCCATTAACTGTGGGTCCATAAAGGCAGAGT aCATGTTAAAGGTGTCGGAAGGGCAGGGGACTCGCCTCCCCAAAACCAGGGCCGCCCAAAGGAGCACTCTGACCAGTGTGGTACAGTTTCTAG AGTCCCGTCCAGCAGCCCACGCCCCTCGCTCCCACCGCACGCAGGGCCTGCAGACGCCTCCTCCCCGAcgcctcctctcttccctcccacACGGCCCCCACGGCATGCTGGGAAAACGCAGCTACCATCACCACAGCCGGGCTGAGCCGGACAGAcgctcag aTAACGCTGGTACAACTGGTGGACCCCTCATG CATAacggccgcagcagcagcagtggaaaCTCCCGAGGTGGCGTCATGATCCGCAAGAGACGCCCCAACTGGATCGACGCCCCCGATGACAGCTTCTTCCTCGTCACCCGGGAGACCAG GAGGGCCAGGCGGCTGCTGTCCCGCTCCCAGCTGAGGCGCGCTTGTCGGCAACCGTGCGAGCAGATCGCCCTGCGCAGGGTCACCCAGGCCCCACCGCAGGGGCTCGTCCTGGCCCCCCCGCACCCTCACCCCAGCTTGAGGATGCGAGGCCCCATCGTCATCCACGACTGA